In Lodderomyces elongisporus chromosome 1, complete sequence, a genomic segment contains:
- the HXT5_3 gene encoding hexose transporter hxt5: protein MSQASTHTTTSPEIQEEHEKKYDEEPVGDLENQENQETQLADELSKKPARAYIGVIIMCGLIAFGGFVFGFDTGTISGFINMSDFLERFGQVDGSGDYYFSNVRTGLIVGIFNAGCAVGAIFLSKTADIWGRRAGILTAMLFYVVGIIVQISSSSAWYQVMIGRIFSGIGVGCLSVVCPLYISEVSPKHLRGTLVCCFQLMITLGIFLGYCTTYGTKTYTDSRQWRIPLGLCFAWALLLIGGMANMPESPRYLIGKDKIEKAKASLAKTNKVSEDQPALLKEVQLIQAGVERERLAGKAGWMTLITGKPRIFERVIVGALCQALQQLTGNNYFFYYSTTIFKAVGLNDSFQTSIIIGVINFASTFLGIYLIEKLGRRTCLLYGSCAMSVCFLIYSLVGTQSLYVDGPDGPTNQPSGDAMIFITCLFIFFFASTWAGGVYSIISEIYPLKIRSKAMGIASSANWIFGFLISFFTSFITDAIHFYYGFVFFGCLLFSIFFVYFMVYETKGLSLEEVDELYQSGIPAWKSSGWVPPSEEEMATSTGYAGYHKPQEEHAAEEENVPAMEQRRASEEIV, encoded by the coding sequence ATGTCTCAAGCATCAACACATACAACTACATCGCCAGAAATTCAGGAGGAGCACGAGAAAAAGTATGATGAGGAGCCAGTAGGAGATTTGGAAAACCAAGAGAACCAAGAAACCCAGTTGGCTGATGAGTTGAGTAAGAAACCTGCCCGTGCCTACATTGGGGTTATCATCATGTGTGGTTTAATTGCCTTTGGTGGATTCGTTTTCGGATTCGATACTGGTACAATCTCAGGTTTCATCAATATGAGTGACTTTTTAGAAAGATTTGGTCAAGTTGATGGTAGCGGAGATTACTATTTCTCAAACGTTAGAACAGGTTTGATTGTTGGTATTTTCAATGCTGGTTGTGCCGTGGGTGCAATCTTCCTTTCCAAGACTGCTGATATCTGGGGTAGAAGAGCTGGTATCTTGACCGCAATGCTTTTCTACGTCGTTGGTATCATTGTCCAAATCTCATCGCTGAGTGCTTGGTATCAAGTCATGATTGGTAGAATCTTTTCAGGTATTGGTGTCGGATGTTTATCCGTCGTTTGTCCATTGTATATCTCCGAAGTTTCACCAAAGCATTTGAGAGGTACCTTGGTTTGTTGTTTCCAATTGATGATTACCTTGGGTATCTTTTTGGGATACTGTACCACTTATGGTACCAAGACATACACCGACTCTAGACAATGGAGAATCCCATTGGGTTTGTGTTTTGCTTGGGCTTTATTGTTGATTGGAGGTATGGCAAACATGCCCGAATCACCACGTTACTTGATCGGTAAGGATAAGATTGAAAAAGCCAAGGCTTCAttagcaaaaacaaacaaggtTTCCGAAGACCAACCCGCATTACTTAAGGAAGTTCAATTGATCCAGGCCGGTgttgaaagagaaagattgGCTGGTAAGGCTGGTTGGATGACCTTGATTACTGGTAAACCAAGAATCTTTGAAAGAGTCATTGTTGGTGCATTGTGTCAAGCATTGCAACAATTAACCGGTAACAATTACTTCTTCTACTATAGTACTACTATTTTCAAAGCTGTTGGTTTGAATGATTCCTTCCAAACATCAATCATTATTGGTGTTATCAACTTTGCATCGACATTCTTGGGTATCTACTTGATTGAGAAATTGGGAAGAAGAACTTGTTTGTTGTACGGTTCATGTGCAATGTCGGTTTGTTTCCTTATCTACTCTCTAGTCGGTACTCAAAGTCTTTATGTTGATGGTCCTGATGGTCCAACGAACCAGCCAAGTGGTGATGCAATGATTTTCATCACATGtttgttcattttctttttcgccTCGACATGGGCTGGTGGTGTTTACTCCATCATTTCCGAAATTTACCCATTGAAGATTAGATCAAAGGCAATGGGTATTGCATCTTCAGCAAACTGGATCTTTGGTTTCTTGATTTCATTCTTCACTTCATTCATTACTGATGCTATCCACTTTTACTATGgttttgtcttctttgGCTGTCTTTTAttctccattttctttgtctaCTTTATGGTTTATGAAACCAAGGGTCTTTCCTTGGAAGAAGTTGATGAATTGTATCAAAGTGGTATTCCTGCATGGAAATCATCTGGATGGGTGCCACCAAGCGAGGAGGAAATGGCCACTTCAACCGGATACGCTGGTTACCACAAACCACAAGAAGAGCATGCTGCAGAAGAGGAGAATGTTCCTGCCATGGAGCAACGCCGTGCATCTGAAGAAATTGTGTAA
- the HXT5_2 gene encoding hexose transporter hxt5, giving the protein MSQEQASNASTTEANEIEAKYEQEQPISEEPQPQEKKALANKPLSAYVGIIIMCVLIAFGGFVFGFDTGTISGFINMSDFQERFGQLNDQGEYYFSNVRTGLIVGLFNAGCAVGALFMSKIGDLYGRRVGIMTAMILYIVGLIVQISSSTKWYQLTVGRILTGVAVGCLSVLCPLFISEVSPKHLRGTLVCCFQLMITLGIFLGYCTTYGTKTYTDSRQWRIPLGLCFAWALLLVGGMIPMPESPRYLVGKDKIEDAKQALARVNKVSPEDPELYNELQLIQAGVERERLAGKAGWMTLITGKPRIFERVLIGALLQALQQLTGDNYFFYYSTTIFKAVGLNDSFETSIVIGVINFASTFLGIYAIEKLGRRHCLLIGSVAMSVCFLIYSLIGSQHLYYHGSSGATRHPDGDAMIFITSLYIFFFASTWAGGVYSVISEIYPLKVRSKAMGVANAANWIFGFLISFFTSFITSAIHFYYGFVFFGCLLFSIFFVYFGVYETKGLSLEEVDEMYASGVVAWKSSKWVPPSEESMATSTGYAAYAKPQEEHV; this is encoded by the coding sequence ATGTCACAAGAACAGGCATCTAATGCTTCTACTACAGAGGCTAATGAGATTGAAGCTAAGTatgaacaagaacaaccaATCTCAGAAGAACCACAAcctcaagaaaaaaaggcaTTAGCTAATAAGCCTTTATCGGCATATGTCGGTATCATTATCATGTGTGTCCTTATTGCCTTTggtggttttgttttcggTTTCGATACTGGTACAATCTCAGGTTTCATCAATATGTCTGACTTTCAAGAAAGATTCGGTCAATTAAACGACCAAGGTGAATATTACTTTTCCAACGTTAGAACCGGTTTGATTGTTGGTTTGTTCAACGCTGGTTGTGCTGTTGGTGCTTTGTTTATGTCCAAGATTGGTGACTTGTACGGACGTAGGGTTGGTATCATGACAGCAATGATTTTGTACATTGTTGGTTTGATTGTGCAAATTTCGTCCTCAACCAAATGGTACCAACTTACAGTTGGTAGAATTCTTACAGGTGTTGCCGTTGGCTGTTTGTCGGTCTTGTGTCCATTGTTTATCTCCGAAGTTTCACCAAAACACTTGAGAGGTACCTTGGTTTGTTGTTTCCAATTGATGATTACCTTGGGTATCTTTTTGGGATACTGTACCACTTATGGTACCAAGACATACACCGACTCCAGACAATGGAGAATCCCATTGGGTTTGTGTTTTGCTTGGGCCTTGTTGTTAGTTGGTGGTATGATCCCAATGCCTGAATCACCACGTTACTTGGTTGGTAAGGACAAGATTGAGGATGCTAAGCAAGCATTGGCTAGAGTTAACAAAGTTTCTCCTGAAGACCCTGAATTGTACAATGAATTGCAATTGATTCAAGCTGGTgttgaaagagaaagattgGCTGGTAAGGCTGGTTGGATGACCTTGATTACTGGTAAACCAAGAATCTTTGAGAGAGTTCTTATTGGTGCCCTCTTGCAAGCATTGCAACAATTAACCGGTGACAACTACTTCTTTTACTACAGTACCACTATTTTCAAAGCTGTTGGTTTGAATGATTCTTTTGAGACTTCGATTGTTATTGGTGTTATCAACTTTGCTTCAACATTCTTGGGTATTTACGCTATTGAGAAGTTGGGTAGAAGACACTGTCTTTTGATTGGTTCGGTTGCCATGTCTGTTTGTTTCCTTATCTACTCCTTGATTGGTTCACAACATTTGTACTACCATGGAAGCAGTGGTGCTACCAGACACCCAGATGGTGATGCAATGATTTTCATTACTTCCCTCtacattttcttctttgcttcAACCTGGGCTGGTGGTGTTTACTCTGTTATCTCCGAAATTTATCCATTGAAGGTTAGATCCAAGGCCATGGGTGTCGCCAATGCTGCTAACTGGATCTTTGGTTTCTTGATTTCATTCTTTACTTCATTCATTACCAGTGCTATCCACTTTTACTATGgttttgtcttctttgGCTGTCTTTTGTTCTCCATCTTCTTTGTCTACTTTGGAGTTTACGAAACCAAGGGTCTTTCTTTGGAAGAGGTTGACGAGATGTACGCAAGCGGTGTCGTGGCATGGAAATCTAGTAAATGGGTCCCACCAAGTGAAGAATCCATGGCTACTTCAACAGGTTATGCAGCATATGCAAAACCACAAGAAGAGCACGTTTGA
- the mrpl16 gene encoding 39S ribosomal protein L16, mitochondrial (BUSCO:EOG09264T3S) — MFNSLWSRAPGVSFVAKRFKHEYAPRFKEVEKAQKGRVSVRTGGSIRGNTLEFGKIGLRLKSEGLRLHANQLIAADKVLKRELRPTKSTLITRFVCDLAVCIKGNMTRMGKGKGAFDHWATRMPTGKVLFEIKGSIHDKVAREALRKAADRLPGQYEIITPESQVRVSVTDLIDKPEPVNYLEKLNKNPTRKWANLQAFRTNPMYKKYSGRY, encoded by the coding sequence ATGTTTAATAGTCTATGGAGCAGGGCACCAGGTGTCTCTTTTGTTGCAAAGAGGTTCAAACACGAGTATGCACCAAGATTCAAGGAAGTGGAAAAGGCACAAAAGGGAAGAGTTTCAGTCAGGACAGGAGGTTCAATAAGAGGAAATACATTGGAATTTGGCAAGATTGGATTGAGGTTGAAATCCGAAGGCCTTAGATTGCACGCAAATCAGTTGATTGCAGCAGACAAAGTGTTAAAGAGAGAGCTTCGACCAACTAAGTCGACGCTTATCACAAGGTTTGTGTGTGACTTGGCTGTTTGTATAAAGGGTAATATGACAAGAATGGGTAAAGGAAAAGGTGCTTTTGATCATTGGGCAACTAGGATGCCCACTGGTAAAgttctttttgaaataaaaggaTCGATCCATGATAAAGTTGCTAGAGAAGCTTTGAGAAAAGCTGCAGATCGATTGCCAGGTCAATACGAAATTATAACCCCAGAGTCTCAAGTACGGGTCAGTGTTACAGATTTGATTGATAAACCAGAGCCAGTGAATTACCTCGAGAAGCTTAACAAGAACCCTACAAGAAAATGGGCCAACTTGCAAGCATTTAGAACAAACCCAATGTACAAAAAGTATAGTGGTcgttattaa